The proteins below come from a single Oncorhynchus gorbuscha isolate QuinsamMale2020 ecotype Even-year linkage group LG12, OgorEven_v1.0, whole genome shotgun sequence genomic window:
- the LOC123991431 gene encoding translocating chain-associated membrane protein 1-like 1 → MGIRKKTNKNPPVLSHEFIIQNHADIVSCVAMVFLLGLMFEVTSKVAVLFITVQYNVTISENEGLPEESVVNHFHHGLKDLATVFFYMLVAIIIHAIIQEYVLDKINRKMHFSKTKHSKFNESGQLSAFYLFSFGWGTNILMSENFLSNPVNLWEGYPHTLMPFQMKFFFICQMGYWLHALPELYFQKTKKEDIPRQLVYIALYLVHIAGAYILNLNRLALVLLVLHCFVELLFHVSRLVYFSNEKRQTGFTVWAVLFVLGRLLTLSLSVLTVGFGLANADQQVLDLAIGNFNVLFVRITVLATICVTQAFMMWKFINFQLRRWREQAQAQPVKPKKTQAPKSKSKKDKANGVNGVSSNGADSPRSKKEKSS, encoded by the exons ATGGGGATCCGCAAAAAGACCAACAAGAACCCGCCGGTGTTGAGCCACGAGTTTATCATCCAGAACCATGCAGATATTGTGTCCTGTGTTGCTATGGTGTTCCTCCTCGGGTTGATGTTTGAG GTCACCTCGAAGGTTGCAGTGCTGTTCATCACTGTCCAATACAACGTTACCATCTCTGAAAACG AGGGCCTGCCAGAGGAGAGCGTGGTGAACCACTTCCACCACGGTCTGAAGGATTTGGCTACGGTCTTCTTCTACATGCTGGTGGCCATCATTATCCACGCCATCATTCAGGAGTATGTTCTGGAC aaaatcAACCGGAAGATGCACTTCTCTAAGACCAAGCACAGCAAGTTCAACGAGTCAGGCCAGCTCTCTGCCTTCTACCTGTTCTCCTTCGGATGGGGAACCAACATCCTCATGTCG GAGAACTTCCTGTCCAACCCAGTGAATCTGTGGGAAGGCTACCCCCATACCTTGATGCC GTTTCAAATGAAGTTCTTTTTCATCTGTCAGATGGGCTACTGGCTTCACGCTCTGCCCGAGCTCTACTTTCAGAAGACCAAGAag gagGATATTCCTCGTCAGCTGGTGTATATCGCTCTGTACTTGGTCCACATCGCAGGAGCCTACATCCTCAA TCTGAATCGTCTGGCTCTGGTCCTGCTGGTGTTGCACTGCTTCGTAGAGCTTCTCTTCCACGTGTCCCGCCTGGTCTACTTCAGCAACGAGAAGAGGCAGActgg GTTTACTGTCTGGGCAGTACTGTTTGTTCTTGGACGGCTGCtcaccctgtccctgtctgtcctgaCTGTGGGTTTCGGCCTGGCCAACGCTGATCAACAGGTACTGGACCTGGCTATCGGAAACTTCAACGTGCTCTTTGTTCG GATCACTGTGCTGGCGACCATCTGTGTGACTCAGGCCTTCATGATGTGGAAGTTCATCAACTTCCAgctgaggaggtggagagagcagGCCCAGGCCCAGCCCGTGAAACCCAAGAAGACCCAAGCTCCCAAGAGCAAGTCCAAGAAAGACAAAG CCAATGGAGTGAACGGAGTAAGTTCCAACGGAGCTGATTCGCCGAGATCAAAGAAAGAGAAGTCCTCATAA